The following proteins come from a genomic window of Meiothermus sp. QL-1:
- the hemC gene encoding hydroxymethylbilane synthase: MSRVRLATRGSRLALLQAGWVAERLRQQGVEVELVVVETQGDRERLPFAQMQGQGFFTKAVQEAVLRGQADMAVHSYKDLPSARPEGLVIAAVPSREDPRELLLARPEVVDEAAPGLPLCKGVRVGSSAARRQAQLRALRPDLEPVELRGNVPTRVEKLARGEYGAILLAYAGVRRLGLDLSPFFARVLPPTLWVPAPAQGALALECRQDDEKMKALLKPLDDPQARRTVAAERGLMARLAGGCQLALGAYARELAEGLELCAWYAGRLYQAQGSSPEVVAQAVFEQIRQENPEVACASP; this comes from the coding sequence ATGAGTAGGGTGCGCCTGGCCACGCGGGGCAGCCGGCTGGCCCTCCTGCAGGCGGGCTGGGTCGCGGAGCGCCTCCGTCAACAGGGGGTAGAGGTCGAGCTGGTGGTGGTGGAGACCCAGGGCGACCGGGAGCGGCTGCCTTTTGCCCAGATGCAGGGCCAGGGTTTTTTCACCAAGGCCGTGCAGGAGGCTGTGTTGCGGGGCCAGGCCGATATGGCGGTGCACTCCTACAAGGACCTGCCGAGCGCCCGCCCGGAGGGGCTGGTGATTGCGGCTGTCCCCTCACGCGAGGACCCTCGGGAGCTGCTCTTAGCGCGGCCAGAGGTGGTGGATGAGGCAGCCCCTGGCCTGCCTCTGTGCAAGGGGGTGCGGGTGGGAAGCAGTGCAGCCCGCCGCCAGGCCCAGCTTCGTGCCCTGCGGCCCGACCTGGAACCGGTGGAGCTGCGCGGCAACGTGCCCACCCGTGTCGAGAAGCTCGCTAGGGGCGAGTATGGGGCCATTCTGCTGGCCTACGCGGGGGTGCGCCGGCTGGGGCTGGACTTAAGTCCCTTTTTCGCCCGGGTGTTGCCCCCTACCCTGTGGGTACCGGCCCCGGCCCAGGGCGCGCTGGCGCTGGAGTGCCGCCAGGACGATGAAAAGATGAAAGCCCTGCTGAAGCCCCTGGACGATCCCCAGGCCCGCAGAACCGTGGCTGCTGAGCGGGGGCTTATGGCGCGGCTGGCGGGGGGGTGTCAGCTGGCCCTAGGCGCCTACGCCCGCGAGCTGGCGGAGGGCCTGGAGCTTTGCGCCTGGTACGCGGGCCGGCTCTACCAAGCCCAGGGCTCCAGCCCGGAGGTGGTGGCCCAGGCCGTCTTCGAGCAGATTCGCCAGGAGAACCCGGAGGTGGCATGCGCATCGCCCTGA
- a CDS encoding uroporphyrinogen-III synthase — protein sequence MRIALTQSEGRLAGLEERLAALGLEVLRVPLVATQSLSADLSPLEDCPWWLFTSAAAVEGVRANGASLGGRLLGAVGQATRRALEEAGGQVGLVAPLENAKSLAEAFLARRPSGPVGWPRGRRAGPLLEERLRAAGYLVRSVVVYETRTLAWPQGLPAPDLVLLASPSAVEALPEAIGRSARCLAIGPATARALAARGLAHTLLPRPSVEAVLEAVRCFRGDPCST from the coding sequence ATGCGCATCGCCCTGACCCAGTCCGAAGGCCGTCTGGCTGGTTTAGAAGAGCGGCTTGCCGCCCTGGGGCTCGAGGTGCTCCGGGTGCCGCTGGTGGCCACCCAGAGTCTTTCCGCCGACCTCTCACCCCTCGAGGACTGCCCCTGGTGGCTCTTCACCAGTGCAGCGGCGGTCGAAGGGGTAAGGGCGAACGGGGCAAGCCTGGGGGGCCGCCTTCTGGGGGCGGTGGGCCAGGCCACCCGGCGGGCTTTGGAGGAGGCCGGGGGACAGGTGGGGTTGGTTGCCCCATTGGAGAACGCAAAGAGCCTGGCCGAGGCCTTTTTAGCCCGGCGCCCTTCGGGCCCGGTGGGCTGGCCCCGGGGCCGCCGGGCGGGGCCTCTTCTGGAAGAGCGGCTTAGGGCTGCGGGCTACCTTGTGCGCAGCGTGGTGGTCTACGAAACCCGCACCCTGGCCTGGCCCCAGGGGCTGCCCGCGCCCGACTTAGTCCTTCTGGCCAGCCCCTCGGCGGTGGAGGCCCTGCCCGAGGCGATAGGCCGCAGCGCCCGCTGCCTGGCCATAGGGCCTGCTACCGCCAGGGCGCTGGCGGCGCGGGGGCTGGCCCATACCCTTTTGCCCAGGCCCAGCGTGGAAGCCGTTTTGGAGGCGGTGCGCTGTTTTCGAGGTGACCCATGCTCGACCTAA
- the hemB gene encoding porphobilinogen synthase, protein MLDLKPPETLLELPVRPRRLRQSAVLRESVAETHLRPADFILPFFVTPGQKVAEPIAALPGVYRHSVDGFLRQAERALGLGVRSLLLFGVLPEAAKDPLGRSAADPAGPVPQAIRAARAAFGEEVVIYTDVCLCAHTTHGHCGVLKETPRGVRIDNDASLQRLAAMALAHAEAGADFVAPSDMMDGRVAYLRRALDQAGYSEVGILSYAVKYASAFYGPFREAAKSAPSFGDRKTYQMDIRNAREALREAALDETEGADMLMVKPALAYLDILARLRPQTQLPLVAYQVSGEYAMLKAAARAGALDEALAVRETLLAIKRAGADLIVSYYALEAFELGWL, encoded by the coding sequence ATGCTCGACCTAAAACCCCCTGAAACCCTTTTAGAGCTTCCCGTCCGGCCCCGTCGGCTGCGCCAGAGCGCTGTCTTGCGCGAAAGCGTGGCCGAGACCCACCTGCGCCCCGCCGACTTCATCCTGCCCTTTTTCGTTACCCCGGGCCAGAAGGTGGCCGAGCCTATTGCTGCTCTGCCAGGGGTCTACCGCCACAGCGTGGATGGCTTTTTGCGCCAGGCCGAGCGAGCCCTCGGGCTTGGGGTCAGGTCGCTCCTTCTATTCGGGGTTCTGCCCGAGGCGGCCAAAGACCCCTTGGGGCGAAGCGCAGCCGACCCTGCCGGCCCTGTGCCCCAGGCCATTCGCGCGGCGCGGGCGGCCTTTGGGGAGGAGGTGGTGATCTACACCGATGTCTGCCTTTGCGCCCACACCACCCACGGCCACTGCGGGGTGCTGAAGGAAACCCCACGGGGGGTGCGGATCGACAACGACGCCTCTTTGCAGCGGCTCGCGGCCATGGCCCTGGCCCACGCCGAGGCCGGGGCCGACTTCGTGGCTCCATCGGACATGATGGATGGGCGGGTGGCCTATCTCCGGCGGGCCCTCGACCAGGCGGGCTACAGCGAGGTGGGCATCCTCTCCTACGCCGTCAAGTACGCCAGCGCCTTCTACGGCCCTTTCCGCGAGGCGGCCAAAAGCGCCCCCAGCTTTGGCGACCGCAAGACCTACCAGATGGACATCCGCAACGCCCGGGAGGCCCTGCGCGAGGCTGCGCTTGATGAGACTGAGGGGGCCGACATGCTCATGGTCAAGCCGGCTTTGGCCTACCTGGACATCCTGGCCCGGCTGCGCCCCCAGACCCAACTGCCTCTGGTGGCCTACCAGGTGAGCGGGGAGTACGCCATGCTCAAGGCCGCGGCCCGGGCTGGGGCCCTGGACGAGGCTTTGGCGGTGCGGGAGACCCTTTTGGCCATCAAGCGGGCTGGGGCTGACCTGATTGTGAGCTACTACGCCTTGGAGGCTTTCGAGTTAGGGTGGCTTTAG
- a CDS encoding sensor histidine kinase KdpD produces MRRFFFQHRVWLAFGLVVGFLLVQVTWWLTFQRNYIQQNIEYAETAWLQEAALVQRLWAATAPEERPALLAELKEAFPHLEVDGERVYVRPERLAAYRAEQMRYLRMFAFEGPVFLLVMLLGLYLIGRSLRREHEYKRRQQNFLMAASHEFRTPLSTLRLLAQTLQMRELPREKALSYLTHMTHEIDRLEDLTERLLATSRLAQGLGRVEPRLEDLNQAVGRCLARQQSALQARGATLYFEPAPLPLPVALDPEAFALVLSNLLENAVKYSPGPEKPVWVRLRADRGQAVLEVEDRGVGLPKGELEQIFEPFYRVGDEATRRTRGLGLGLYLVKSLTELLGGRVRAEALPEGSRFVLSFPLGALDAALERRPA; encoded by the coding sequence ATGCGGCGCTTTTTTTTCCAACATCGGGTCTGGCTGGCCTTTGGCCTGGTGGTGGGCTTTTTGCTGGTCCAGGTGACCTGGTGGCTCACCTTCCAGCGCAACTACATCCAGCAGAACATCGAGTACGCCGAGACCGCCTGGCTGCAGGAGGCCGCCTTGGTGCAGAGGCTCTGGGCCGCCACCGCTCCCGAGGAGCGCCCGGCTCTCCTGGCTGAGCTCAAAGAGGCCTTTCCCCACCTCGAGGTCGATGGGGAAAGGGTTTACGTGAGGCCCGAGCGGCTGGCGGCCTACCGGGCTGAGCAGATGCGCTATTTGCGCATGTTCGCCTTTGAGGGGCCGGTCTTCCTGCTGGTGATGCTTTTGGGGCTTTACCTCATTGGCCGGAGCCTTCGGCGCGAGCATGAGTACAAGCGGCGCCAACAGAACTTTCTGATGGCCGCCTCGCACGAGTTCCGCACCCCCCTGAGCACCCTGCGCCTTTTGGCCCAGACCCTGCAGATGCGCGAGCTGCCCCGGGAAAAAGCGCTTTCCTACCTGACCCACATGACCCACGAGATAGACCGTCTGGAGGACCTGACCGAGCGCCTTCTGGCCACCTCGAGGCTGGCCCAGGGGCTGGGCCGGGTGGAGCCCCGGCTGGAGGACCTGAACCAGGCCGTGGGGCGCTGCTTGGCCCGGCAGCAAAGCGCCCTCCAGGCTCGGGGGGCCACCCTTTACTTCGAGCCGGCTCCCCTCCCCCTTCCGGTGGCCCTTGACCCCGAGGCCTTTGCTTTGGTGCTTTCCAACCTGCTCGAGAATGCAGTGAAGTATAGCCCCGGCCCGGAAAAACCGGTCTGGGTGCGCCTGCGGGCCGATAGGGGCCAGGCGGTGCTGGAGGTGGAGGACCGAGGGGTGGGCCTGCCCAAAGGAGAGCTGGAGCAGATCTTCGAGCCCTTCTACCGGGTGGGGGACGAGGCCACCCGCCGCACACGGGGGCTGGGCCTGGGGCTTTACCTGGTGAAGAGCCTCACCGAGCTGCTGGGGGGGCGGGTGCGGGCCGAGGCCTTGCCCGAGGGCAGCCGCTTCGTGCTGAGCTTTCCGCTGGGGGCCCTGGATGCGGCCCTGGAGAGGAGGCCCGCGTGA
- a CDS encoding response regulator transcription factor, translated as MRSKVLLVEDEPALAAALADNLEGEGYVVEVAPDGPTALARWADWNPDLVVLDVMLPGVNGLQVCQRMRALGHTTPVLFLSAKGAPEERVEGLRVGGDDYLAKPFHLPEFLLRVKNLLRRRAEAPMAYEFGGHRIDFRSWTVHLKDGRKEALSEREMAILRLLIERAGEVVSRDEILDRVWGQEVFPSSRTIDNFVLRLRRIFEPDPAHPVHFHTVWGVGYRFTPEPEFTSKEPA; from the coding sequence GTGAGGTCCAAGGTGCTGTTGGTAGAGGACGAGCCGGCGCTGGCCGCCGCTTTGGCCGACAACCTGGAGGGGGAGGGCTACGTGGTGGAGGTGGCCCCGGACGGCCCCACAGCCCTTGCTCGCTGGGCCGACTGGAACCCCGACCTGGTGGTGCTGGATGTGATGCTTCCGGGGGTGAATGGGCTTCAGGTTTGCCAGCGGATGCGGGCTTTGGGCCACACCACCCCGGTGCTCTTCCTCTCGGCCAAAGGGGCCCCTGAGGAACGGGTGGAGGGGCTGCGGGTGGGGGGCGACGACTACCTGGCCAAACCCTTCCACCTGCCGGAGTTTTTGCTCCGGGTAAAAAACCTCCTGCGCCGCCGGGCCGAGGCCCCCATGGCCTACGAGTTCGGCGGCCACCGCATCGACTTTCGCTCCTGGACAGTCCACCTCAAGGACGGCCGCAAGGAGGCCTTGAGCGAGCGCGAGATGGCCATCCTCCGCCTGCTCATCGAGCGCGCCGGGGAGGTGGTGAGCCGCGACGAGATTCTGGACCGGGTCTGGGGCCAGGAGGTCTTTCCCAGCAGCCGCACCATCGACAACTTCGTGCTGCGCCTGAGGCGAATCTTCGAACCCGACCCGGCCCATCCGGTGCACTTCCACACCGTCTGGGGGGTGGGCTACCGCTTCACCCCCGAGCCCGAGTTCACATCCAAGGAGCCCGCGTGA
- the hemE gene encoding uroporphyrinogen decarboxylase produces MTEARTTASLFLRALLGEDTPRAPIWLMRQAGRYLPEYRAIKEKATFWEMVRTPELAAEITLQPLCRFSLDAAILFSDIMTPLPAMGLRIEFNPGPVVAEPLRTPAQLEALEVPEAEAIAPFVAEAIRLVRKELGGKPVALIGFGGAPLTLAAYLVQGAGSKDFEDFRAFLRQEPRLAHRLLEKLTLLSIRYLRMQAAAGAEAIQLFDTWAGLLDPEAYRTFALPYHRRVLEALEVPRLYLAVGASHLYPLVAELPCEGVSVDWRLPLSQVRPLFPGRALQGNLDPAVLLAPPEVIAQEARRVLQAGLGGAHIFNLGHGLLRTTPPEHVAHLVEVVHAFDRRSEVL; encoded by the coding sequence GTGACAGAAGCTCGAACAACCGCCAGCCTCTTTCTTCGCGCCCTGCTGGGGGAAGACACCCCCCGGGCCCCCATCTGGCTCATGCGCCAGGCTGGGCGTTACCTGCCTGAGTACCGGGCCATCAAGGAGAAGGCCACCTTCTGGGAGATGGTGCGCACCCCTGAGCTGGCCGCGGAGATCACCCTCCAGCCCCTGTGCCGCTTTTCGCTGGACGCGGCCATCCTCTTCAGCGACATCATGACCCCCCTGCCGGCCATGGGCCTGCGCATCGAGTTCAATCCGGGCCCGGTGGTGGCCGAGCCGCTGCGAACCCCAGCCCAGCTCGAGGCCCTGGAGGTGCCCGAGGCCGAGGCCATCGCGCCCTTTGTGGCCGAGGCCATCCGGCTGGTGCGCAAGGAGCTCGGCGGCAAGCCCGTGGCCCTCATCGGCTTTGGCGGGGCGCCCCTGACCCTGGCCGCCTACCTGGTGCAGGGGGCCGGGTCCAAAGACTTCGAGGACTTTCGGGCCTTTTTGCGCCAGGAGCCCCGGTTGGCCCACCGCCTGCTGGAAAAGCTCACCCTGCTCTCCATCCGCTACCTGCGGATGCAGGCGGCGGCGGGGGCGGAGGCCATCCAGCTTTTCGATACCTGGGCCGGCCTGCTCGACCCCGAGGCCTACCGCACCTTCGCCCTGCCCTACCACCGGCGGGTGCTGGAGGCGCTGGAAGTGCCCCGGCTCTATCTGGCGGTGGGGGCCAGCCACCTCTACCCCCTCGTGGCCGAGCTGCCCTGCGAAGGGGTGAGCGTGGACTGGCGGCTGCCCCTAAGCCAGGTGCGCCCCCTTTTCCCCGGTCGCGCCCTGCAGGGCAACCTCGACCCCGCGGTGCTCCTGGCTCCACCGGAGGTCATTGCCCAGGAGGCCCGCAGGGTGCTCCAGGCTGGCCTGGGAGGGGCCCACATCTTCAACCTAGGCCACGGCCTTTTGCGCACCACCCCCCCTGAGCATGTGGCCCACCTGGTGGAGGTGGTGCACGCCTTTGACCGGCGTTCGGAGGTGCTATGA
- a CDS encoding chlorite dismutase family protein, protein MSEKETREYREKETRRMVDLDPAGLLSRKAPDRAKRQFMNYAFFKLDPAFRRQGREAIEQAKAEFAEVCERWAKRGEGFILRTYSLVGLRADVDFMLWRISFNVPDFQAMQRELNRTALAAYLHQPYSFLSMQKRSLYVDRFNPEGEGVELLPGQGRYLFVYPFIKTRAWYNLSPQARQGMMDEHIYVSAPFTGVTLNTSYSYGIDDQEFVVAFDSDYPQEFLDLVHRLRFTEASQYTLKDTPMFTCLRKEIREVLDDLA, encoded by the coding sequence ATGAGCGAGAAAGAGACGCGCGAATACAGGGAAAAGGAAACCCGGCGTATGGTAGACCTGGACCCGGCAGGGCTTCTGAGCCGCAAGGCCCCCGACCGGGCCAAGCGGCAGTTCATGAACTACGCCTTCTTCAAGCTAGACCCGGCCTTTCGCCGACAGGGCCGTGAGGCCATCGAGCAGGCCAAGGCCGAGTTCGCCGAGGTATGCGAGCGCTGGGCGAAGCGGGGTGAGGGCTTCATCCTGCGCACCTACAGCCTGGTGGGCCTCAGGGCCGACGTGGACTTCATGCTCTGGCGCATCAGCTTCAATGTGCCCGACTTCCAGGCCATGCAGCGCGAGCTGAACCGCACCGCTCTGGCCGCCTACCTGCACCAGCCCTACTCGTTTCTCTCCATGCAGAAACGCTCGCTCTACGTGGACCGCTTCAACCCCGAGGGGGAGGGGGTGGAGTTGTTGCCGGGGCAGGGGCGCTACCTGTTCGTCTACCCCTTCATCAAGACCAGGGCCTGGTACAACCTCTCCCCCCAGGCCCGCCAGGGCATGATGGACGAGCACATCTACGTCTCGGCCCCGTTCACCGGGGTCACCCTCAACACCTCCTACTCCTATGGCATCGACGACCAGGAGTTCGTGGTGGCCTTCGATTCCGACTACCCCCAGGAGTTTTTGGACCTGGTCCACCGTCTGCGCTTTACCGAGGCCAGCCAGTACACCCTGAAGGACACCCCCATGTTCACCTGCCTGCGCAAGGAGATTCGGGAGGTTCTGGACGATCTGGCCTGA
- the hemH gene encoding ferrochelatase: MNVLLMAYGTPYRPEEIGPYYTDIRRGRPPSPELLAELEARYQQIGRSPLNEITFAQAVRLEAALNASLPLYPRPFQVPPGPRVRGPARVYVGTKHWHPFIAEAVRAMAEDGVRQAVGIVAAPHYSARSIAEYREKVEQALAELGHPFEFRMVEAYPEHPLYIEALCRRVLEQLWQLREPHRALFLFTAHSIPEKSAADGVYQAQVRATAAGVARQLGLARWDVAWQSAGRTPEPWIGPDINERLEEAAAEGYGEVVVTAVGFPSDHLEVFYDLDYEAQNTATRLGLRLLRTRSLNADPDYIEVLRNLVVAEWARFEVAERVV, translated from the coding sequence ATGAACGTGCTTTTGATGGCCTACGGCACCCCCTACCGGCCTGAGGAGATTGGGCCCTACTACACCGATATCCGGCGCGGGCGGCCCCCCAGCCCGGAGCTTTTGGCCGAACTCGAGGCGCGCTACCAGCAGATTGGCCGAAGCCCCCTGAACGAGATTACCTTCGCCCAGGCGGTGCGGCTCGAGGCGGCCCTGAACGCCAGCCTGCCGCTCTACCCCAGGCCCTTTCAGGTCCCCCCCGGCCCCAGGGTCCGGGGCCCGGCCAGGGTCTACGTGGGCACCAAGCACTGGCACCCTTTCATCGCCGAGGCGGTGCGGGCCATGGCCGAGGACGGGGTGAGGCAGGCGGTGGGCATCGTGGCCGCCCCGCACTACTCCGCCCGCAGCATCGCCGAGTACCGCGAGAAGGTGGAGCAGGCTTTAGCGGAGCTGGGCCACCCTTTTGAGTTCCGCATGGTGGAGGCCTACCCCGAGCACCCCCTTTACATCGAGGCCCTTTGCCGGCGGGTGCTGGAGCAGCTCTGGCAGCTTCGCGAGCCGCACCGGGCTCTTTTCCTCTTTACCGCCCACTCCATTCCCGAAAAGTCGGCCGCAGATGGGGTCTACCAGGCGCAGGTGCGGGCCACGGCGGCCGGGGTGGCCCGGCAGCTTGGCCTAGCCCGCTGGGATGTGGCCTGGCAGTCGGCGGGGCGCACGCCCGAGCCCTGGATTGGCCCCGACATAAACGAACGCCTGGAGGAGGCCGCGGCGGAGGGCTACGGCGAGGTGGTGGTCACGGCGGTGGGCTTTCCCTCGGACCACCTCGAGGTCTTCTACGACCTCGACTACGAGGCCCAGAACACCGCCACCCGGCTCGGCCTGCGGCTCCTGCGCACCCGCAGCCTGAACGCTGACCCCGACTACATCGAGGTGCTGCGCAACCTGGTGGTGGCGGAGTGGGCCCGCTTTGAGGTGGCCGAAAGGGTGGTTTAG
- the hemG gene encoding protoporphyrinogen oxidase, protein MAHLAVVGGGMAGLSAAFYAREAAPHLRITLLEAEPRLGGKVLTALEDGFVVEGGPDAVVRYKPWALSLMRALGLEGEWVGTLPARPSALIHDGRAARPIPEGLQMVVPGNLWALARSPLLSPLGKARALLDLVWPKGSPGDEAFGDFIKRRLGRQVWERLVAPLSGGIYGGDPAELSTLAAFPQLKALEQEHGSLIRGAMVQRRLRGSREAGQLFVSLRSGLGGLVRALEARLAGVEVRLGAPVVGLEQAGGWQLYTPEGSLQADAVVLAVPAGPAARLLEKLAPEAAHALQSIPYGTSATVSLAFDKNHLPPRIGHGILLAAGQGFAARGFTWADQKWPERAPEGLGLVRAYFSGLEATPDELVAAALRDLERLWGRAPKPLRTWVFRWPLGLPRYTVGHLERVHQALGAEALPGLFLAGAAYWGVGLPEVVRMGQAAGQGAVRFLLGERVGLT, encoded by the coding sequence ATGGCCCACCTGGCGGTGGTGGGGGGAGGCATGGCGGGCCTTTCGGCCGCCTTTTACGCCAGGGAAGCGGCCCCTCACCTGAGGATAACCCTGCTGGAGGCCGAGCCCCGCCTGGGCGGCAAGGTGCTCACCGCGCTCGAGGATGGCTTCGTGGTGGAAGGCGGTCCCGATGCGGTGGTGCGCTACAAGCCCTGGGCCCTCTCGCTCATGCGGGCCTTGGGCCTGGAGGGAGAGTGGGTGGGCACCCTGCCGGCGCGGCCCTCGGCCCTGATCCACGATGGCCGGGCGGCCCGGCCCATTCCCGAAGGGCTGCAGATGGTGGTGCCGGGCAATCTGTGGGCCCTGGCCAGAAGCCCCCTGCTGAGCCCCCTGGGCAAGGCCCGGGCGCTTTTGGACCTGGTCTGGCCCAAGGGCTCCCCCGGGGACGAGGCCTTTGGCGATTTCATAAAGCGCCGGTTGGGGCGGCAGGTTTGGGAGCGGCTGGTGGCCCCTCTCTCGGGCGGCATTTACGGGGGCGACCCGGCCGAGCTTTCCACCCTGGCGGCCTTTCCCCAGCTCAAGGCCCTCGAGCAGGAGCACGGCAGCCTGATCCGGGGGGCCATGGTTCAGCGCAGGCTGCGGGGCAGCCGCGAGGCCGGGCAGCTGTTCGTCTCGCTCAGGAGCGGCCTGGGGGGCTTGGTGCGGGCCCTGGAGGCCCGGCTGGCCGGCGTAGAGGTTCGGCTTGGTGCCCCTGTGGTGGGGCTCGAGCAGGCCGGGGGCTGGCAGCTTTACACCCCTGAGGGCTCGCTGCAGGCCGATGCCGTGGTGCTGGCCGTGCCAGCAGGGCCTGCGGCGCGGTTGCTGGAAAAACTTGCCCCCGAGGCAGCCCACGCCCTACAGAGCATTCCCTACGGCACTTCGGCTACCGTCAGCCTGGCCTTCGACAAAAATCACCTACCGCCGCGGATAGGCCACGGAATTCTGCTGGCTGCAGGCCAGGGGTTTGCCGCCAGGGGCTTCACCTGGGCCGACCAGAAGTGGCCGGAGCGGGCCCCCGAAGGCTTAGGGTTGGTGCGGGCCTACTTTTCGGGGCTGGAGGCTACTCCGGATGAGCTGGTGGCAGCGGCGCTGCGCGACCTCGAGCGGCTCTGGGGAAGGGCGCCCAAGCCGCTTCGGACCTGGGTGTTTCGCTGGCCCCTGGGCCTGCCCCGCTACACCGTGGGGCACCTGGAACGCGTCCACCAGGCCCTGGGGGCCGAGGCCCTGCCCGGCCTTTTTCTGGCCGGCGCGGCCTACTGGGGGGTGGGTCTGCCGGAGGTGGTGCGGATGGGCCAGGCGGCGGGCCAAGGCGCGGTGCGCTTCCTTTTGGGGGAGAGGGTTGGTTTGACATAA
- a CDS encoding crotonase/enoyl-CoA hydratase family protein, which produces MGVLFERKGRVCTVILHRPEVRNAVDAETAHALAEAFRRFEADDSLHVAVLWGAGGHFCSGADLKAFAEGRGNLLAADMRQDGPMGPTRMWLSKPVIAAISGYAVAGGLELALWCDIRVVERNAVLGVFSRRFGVPLIDGGTQRLPRLIGLSRALDLILTGRPCSGEEAFAIGLAQRLVEPGRAREAAEGLAEEMAAFPQRCLRSDREAAYRGLELDFDQAMALEFRLGLGVIESGEPLEGARRFRAGEGRHGAAVPPKEG; this is translated from the coding sequence ATGGGGGTGCTTTTCGAGCGGAAGGGGCGGGTGTGCACGGTGATCCTGCACCGGCCCGAGGTGCGCAACGCGGTGGACGCAGAAACCGCCCATGCCCTGGCCGAGGCCTTTCGGCGCTTCGAGGCCGACGACTCACTTCACGTGGCGGTGCTGTGGGGAGCGGGCGGGCACTTTTGCAGCGGCGCCGACCTTAAGGCCTTTGCTGAGGGGCGAGGCAACCTGTTGGCGGCGGATATGCGCCAGGACGGGCCCATGGGGCCCACGCGCATGTGGCTGTCCAAACCGGTGATTGCGGCCATCTCCGGTTACGCTGTGGCCGGGGGGCTCGAGCTGGCGCTGTGGTGCGATATCCGGGTGGTCGAGCGGAACGCCGTGTTGGGGGTTTTCAGCCGGCGCTTCGGTGTTCCCCTGATCGATGGGGGCACCCAGCGCCTGCCCCGCCTCATTGGCCTGAGCCGGGCCCTGGACCTGATCCTGACCGGCCGCCCCTGCAGCGGCGAAGAAGCCTTTGCCATAGGGCTGGCCCAGCGGCTGGTGGAGCCGGGCAGGGCGCGGGAGGCTGCGGAGGGGCTGGCTGAGGAGATGGCCGCTTTTCCCCAGCGCTGTCTGCGCAGCGACCGCGAGGCGGCCTACCGCGGCCTCGAGCTGGACTTTGACCAGGCCATGGCGCTGGAGTTTCGGCTCGGGCTTGGAGTCATCGAGTCAGGGGAGCCCTTGGAGGGGGCCCGCCGCTTCAGAGCAGGGGAGGGCCGGCACGGGGCCGCTGTCCCGCCCAAAGAGGGGTAG
- a CDS encoding phosphoribosyltransferase: MHPAPGYAEKQYLSWQDITQLVARLLGQVNPLEFDCILAITRGGMIPACLVSEATDQRNILTAAVMFYTDVGETVQDPVFLQFPSDHLLYGKRVLVVDDVWDSGKTAVAVRERVRLAGGHPRIAVLHYKPKRNRFPGDGPDYYAAETDAWIVYPWDPAQGWTTPGREAGQA, translated from the coding sequence ATGCACCCGGCCCCGGGCTACGCAGAGAAGCAGTACCTGAGCTGGCAGGACATCACCCAGTTGGTAGCACGACTCCTGGGCCAGGTCAACCCCCTCGAGTTCGACTGCATCCTGGCCATAACCCGGGGCGGCATGATCCCAGCCTGCCTGGTTTCGGAGGCCACCGACCAGCGCAACATCCTCACCGCGGCGGTGATGTTCTACACCGACGTAGGCGAAACTGTCCAGGACCCGGTCTTTCTCCAGTTCCCCTCCGACCACCTGCTCTATGGCAAGCGGGTGCTGGTGGTGGACGACGTGTGGGACTCGGGCAAGACCGCGGTGGCGGTGCGGGAACGCGTTAGGTTAGCTGGTGGACACCCGAGGATTGCCGTGCTCCACTACAAGCCCAAGAGAAACCGCTTTCCCGGCGACGGGCCCGACTACTACGCCGCCGAGACCGATGCCTGGATCGTCTACCCCTGGGACCCGGCCCAGGGCTGGACCACGCCAGGTCGGGAGGCCGGCCAGGCCTAG